In one window of Mucilaginibacter auburnensis DNA:
- a CDS encoding esterase-like activity of phytase family protein produces MRKPLLGALALAALSFAACKKNKMEVPDNTFSYPAMVEASDPALLMTTAAGVKVYNGGYGSALAVDPNDPTAFYLMTDRGPNVAGTAVAGSILLGKPDFTPAIGKFRLKDGKLVLEQVIEFKNAAGVKLNGLPNPVGAGNTGEIPYDLNNNILTTSEDGIDSEGLVRASDGSFWVSDEYGPHIVHFDATGKTIERINPFGSGTGGRKIPLVFAKRRPNRGMEGLTITPDGKTLVGIMQSPMYNPTKAAVANSVVLRILTFDIATGTTKQYAYLMDNTSLTGCSEIVAVNATTFLTLERDGNFAGATDKPATFKKVFKIDVSNATDISDAANSATGKLYGGKTVEELNDAAGLAAAGITPVTKTLAVDLLKDLPDGAYPHDKAEGLALLPGNILAVSNDDDFGVVDNGSNTFAAKTLANGAVDRNRIYFIKLK; encoded by the coding sequence ATGAGAAAACCTCTACTTGGCGCATTGGCATTAGCTGCTTTAAGCTTTGCTGCTTGCAAAAAAAATAAAATGGAAGTTCCGGATAATACATTTAGCTACCCTGCTATGGTCGAGGCTTCTGATCCGGCTTTGCTAATGACTACTGCTGCCGGTGTAAAAGTATATAACGGTGGTTATGGCTCGGCTTTGGCTGTTGACCCTAATGATCCAACCGCGTTTTATTTGATGACGGACCGCGGGCCAAACGTTGCCGGCACGGCGGTTGCCGGTTCAATACTTTTGGGCAAGCCAGACTTTACTCCGGCTATTGGCAAGTTCAGGTTAAAAGATGGCAAGCTGGTATTGGAGCAGGTTATTGAATTTAAAAATGCTGCGGGTGTTAAACTAAATGGTTTGCCTAATCCGGTGGGTGCCGGTAACACAGGTGAGATACCTTACGACTTAAATAATAATATACTAACCACAAGTGAAGACGGCATAGACTCTGAAGGTTTGGTACGCGCAAGTGATGGTTCTTTTTGGGTAAGCGACGAGTACGGTCCGCATATAGTACATTTTGATGCTACCGGTAAAACTATTGAACGCATCAACCCATTTGGCAGCGGCACCGGCGGTCGTAAAATACCTTTAGTTTTTGCTAAAAGAAGACCCAATCGTGGTATGGAAGGCTTAACCATTACACCTGATGGTAAAACATTGGTAGGCATTATGCAATCGCCAATGTACAATCCAACAAAGGCTGCAGTTGCCAATTCTGTGGTATTGCGCATTTTAACTTTTGATATAGCTACCGGGACAACAAAACAATATGCTTATTTAATGGACAACACCAGCCTAACCGGCTGTAGCGAAATTGTAGCGGTTAACGCCACTACATTTTTAACACTGGAACGAGATGGTAATTTTGCTGGTGCTACCGACAAGCCTGCAACTTTTAAAAAGGTGTTTAAAATTGATGTATCAAACGCTACCGATATTTCTGATGCTGCTAACTCGGCAACCGGTAAATTATATGGCGGCAAAACCGTTGAAGAGTTAAATGATGCAGCAGGCTTAGCAGCAGCCGGTATAACTCCGGTAACCAAAACCCTGGCTGTTGACCTTTTGAAAGATCTGCCGGATGGTGCATATCCCCATGATAAGGCTGAGGGCTTAGCCTTATTGCCGGGCAATATATTGGCCGTATCAAATGATGATGATTTTGGCGTGGTTGATAACGGTTCAAATACCTTCGCTGCCAAAACATTGGCTAACGGCGCTGTTGACCGTAACCGTATTTACTTTATAAAGCTTAAATAA